One genomic window of Acidobacteriota bacterium includes the following:
- a CDS encoding helix-turn-helix domain-containing protein, producing the protein MTMESGSAQETTILLTAQEAADYLRIPLGSLYVRISKKKLPCTRLGRLLRFKKSELDRMLELNATSVAAEETASAGKAS; encoded by the coding sequence ATGACGATGGAATCGGGTTCCGCCCAAGAGACCACAATCCTCCTCACGGCGCAGGAAGCGGCTGACTACCTGCGCATCCCCCTTGGCAGCCTCTACGTGCGAATCTCCAAGAAGAAGCTCCCCTGCACGCGGCTGGGCCGCCTCCTGCGATTCAAGAAGTCGGAATTGGACCGGATGCTGGAGCTCAACGCGACGAGCGTGGCCGCGGAGGAGACCGCGTCCGCGGGAAAGGCGAGCTGA
- a CDS encoding bifunctional DNA primase/polymerase, producing the protein MPALGMAKAAEGYGQRGYPVFPLHTPEGGGCSCRRPDCEAVGKHPRIVQWPDNATTSEGTIRSWWRRWPEANIGLVTGETSGLVVLDVDPRHGGDAALEALQREFGELPPTLRAQTGGGGLHLFFRHPGVRVPNSAGAMGSGLDIRGDGGYIVAPPSRHASGGRYAWDPARHPRHLEPAPMPQWLLDRAVRPDRGVLTPFRRSSLCDLVLTGVAAGQRNTSLVRLAGHLFRHRVDPYVCLGLLKSWNEANCRPPLTESELMRTIESIAGAELRRRGLR; encoded by the coding sequence GTGCCGGCCCTGGGCATGGCCAAAGCCGCGGAGGGGTACGGGCAACGGGGCTACCCCGTCTTCCCGCTCCACACGCCCGAGGGCGGGGGGTGCTCCTGTCGCCGCCCCGACTGCGAGGCCGTGGGCAAGCACCCCCGCATCGTGCAATGGCCCGACAACGCCACGACCTCGGAGGGCACCATCCGGAGCTGGTGGCGCCGGTGGCCCGAAGCCAACATCGGTCTGGTCACGGGGGAGACCTCCGGTCTCGTGGTGCTCGACGTGGACCCGAGGCACGGAGGCGACGCCGCCCTCGAAGCCCTCCAAAGGGAGTTCGGGGAGCTTCCGCCCACCCTCCGGGCCCAGACGGGGGGCGGAGGCCTGCACCTCTTCTTCCGGCACCCCGGGGTCCGTGTGCCGAACTCCGCGGGGGCCATGGGAAGCGGACTGGACATCCGCGGGGACGGGGGGTACATCGTCGCCCCCCCGTCCCGCCACGCCAGCGGCGGGCGGTACGCGTGGGACCCCGCAAGGCATCCGCGACACCTCGAGCCCGCCCCCATGCCTCAATGGCTTCTCGACCGCGCCGTCCGGCCGGACAGGGGGGTGCTCACCCCCTTCCGCCGCTCCTCCCTGTGCGACCTCGTCCTGACGGGGGTCGCGGCAGGGCAGCGCAACACGAGCCTCGTCCGCCTGGCGGGCCACCTCTTCCGCCACCGGGTGGATCCCTACGTCTGCCTCGGCCTGCTCAAGAGCTGGAACGAGGCGAACTGCCGCCCGCCCCTCACGGAGTCCGAACTGATGCGGACCATCGAGTCCATCGCCGGGGCGGAACTGCGCCGCAGGGGATTGAGATGA
- a CDS encoding DUF3631 domain-containing protein, with product MIPAGGNLTALAAAQTPSTPEEALALLDRLEEQPDTAEVRAALDHFRAGLQNMDEIGRELAREGAVRRLRALGFTSPGRLVDTVMPTARSGEERRMGLQDPDLWPEPVDGATLLASLEQTVGRFLAMTADQIVPYTLWILFAHAHDAFEISPLLALTSPDKGCGKSTALALLSALVPRPITSANITPSAVFRVTDYFKPCLLLDEADTFLSDSEGLRGILNSGHMRSQAYVTRVSGDDHQVCTFSTWTPKAIALIGDLPPTLADRSVTIRMRRRARGEPIERLQLHRLAEMEDLRSMAARWAGDHLDDLRFSDPLIPEGINRDRARDNWRPLLAIADLCGQEWPRRARESACRINDAVSEETSHGVKLLEDIRSLFRSRNVPSLASEEILGQLHGMEERPWPEWREGTPMSARQLARLLHPFGIAPVKWKQEGATCRGYLRDSFLDAFSRYLPPEPPQAPPASSPSTYGPTPSATEGPRIAEIPGANSSHSRAVADGAD from the coding sequence ATGATTCCGGCCGGGGGGAACCTCACGGCCCTGGCGGCGGCCCAAACCCCTTCCACCCCGGAAGAGGCCCTCGCCCTCCTCGACCGCCTGGAGGAACAGCCGGACACCGCGGAGGTGCGCGCGGCCCTGGACCACTTCCGGGCGGGGCTCCAGAACATGGACGAGATCGGGCGCGAGCTGGCCCGGGAGGGGGCCGTTCGGCGACTGCGCGCCCTGGGATTCACGAGCCCGGGGCGGCTCGTGGACACCGTCATGCCCACGGCGAGGAGCGGCGAAGAGCGCCGCATGGGGCTCCAGGATCCGGACCTCTGGCCCGAGCCCGTAGACGGGGCGACCCTCCTCGCCTCGCTGGAGCAGACCGTGGGCCGGTTCCTGGCCATGACGGCGGACCAGATCGTCCCCTACACCCTCTGGATCCTCTTCGCCCACGCCCACGACGCCTTCGAGATCTCTCCCCTCCTGGCCCTCACGAGCCCCGACAAGGGCTGCGGCAAGAGCACGGCCCTGGCGCTGCTGAGCGCCCTGGTCCCCCGCCCCATCACCTCGGCCAACATCACCCCCTCGGCGGTCTTCCGGGTCACGGACTACTTCAAGCCGTGCCTTCTTCTCGACGAGGCCGACACCTTCCTCTCCGATTCGGAGGGCCTGCGGGGCATCCTCAACAGCGGCCACATGCGAAGCCAGGCGTACGTGACCCGCGTCTCGGGCGACGACCACCAAGTCTGCACCTTCAGCACGTGGACGCCCAAGGCCATCGCCCTCATCGGGGACCTGCCCCCGACCCTGGCCGACCGCTCGGTGACCATCCGGATGCGAAGGCGGGCCCGGGGCGAGCCCATCGAGCGGCTCCAGCTTCACCGCCTCGCCGAGATGGAGGACCTGAGGAGCATGGCCGCCCGGTGGGCCGGGGACCACCTGGACGATCTGCGCTTCTCGGACCCCCTCATCCCCGAGGGCATCAACCGCGACCGGGCCCGGGACAACTGGCGCCCCCTCCTGGCCATCGCCGACCTGTGCGGGCAGGAATGGCCCCGGCGGGCGCGGGAGAGCGCCTGCCGCATCAACGACGCCGTTTCGGAAGAGACCTCCCACGGCGTGAAGCTCCTCGAAGACATCCGGAGCCTCTTCCGGAGTCGCAACGTCCCCTCCCTCGCCTCGGAGGAGATCCTGGGGCAACTGCACGGGATGGAGGAGCGACCCTGGCCCGAGTGGCGCGAGGGAACCCCCATGAGCGCCCGGCAGCTCGCGAGACTCCTCCACCCCTTCGGCATCGCCCCCGTCAAGTGGAAGCAGGAGGGGGCCACCTGCCGGGGGTATCTTCGGGACAGCTTCCTCGACGCCTTCTCCCGGTATTTACCCCCGGAACCGCCACAAGCGCCACCGGCCTCATCGCCAAGCACATACGGGCCAACCCCATCCGCCACCGAAGGGCCGAGAATCGCCGAAATCCCTGGGGCTAACTCCAGCCATTCCAGGGCGGTGGCGGATGGGGCGGATTGA